GATTTCCATATTGTCGATTCCTTCTGGATCTCCAGCAGAACCAATTTCTACTTTGATGGTTTCAGAAGTTCTTTCACCGATCATTAAATTATAATTTTTACGTATATAAGAAATAATCGATTCGTCCATCTCATCGCCAGCAACGCGAATCGATTGACTTGTAACAATACCGCCTAAAGAAATAATTGCGACCTCGGTTGTTCCTCCACCGATATCAACTACCATACTACCTGTTGGTTCCCAAACAGGAAGATCTGCTCCTATTGCTGCGGCAAATGGCTCTTCAATCGTGTACGCATCTCTTGCACCCGCCTGCCGAGTAGCATCGATAACTGCTCTCTCTTCTACAGCAGTTATTCCCGATGGAACGCAGACCATTACATATGGCTTTCCTGAGAAAAGGCCCTTTGCTTTTACTGCTTCGCGAATATAATACTTCATCATCGAGGCTGTCGTTTCATAATCTGCAATAACTCCGTCTTTCATTGGTCTTAATGCAACGACATTTCCAGGAGTTCGTCCGATCATATTTTTTGCATCATTACCAACTGCAACAATTTGTTTTGTGTCTGTTTGCATAGCAACAACTGAGGGCTCTCTTAGAACGATCCCTTTTCCTTTTACAAATACAAGGGTATTTGCAGTTCCTAAGTCAATACCCAAATCTCTAGAACCAATTCCAAACATAGTTGTATCTCCCTTTCTGATACGAATTGCAATTTAATGATGGTAAGTTTATTTTAGCTAATCAAAATTTATATCCGTAAATTCTGCTCGCACATTTAGGCCACTACTCCACTATCATCGCCCTTTTGGCCTCGAAATGGGGCAAGTTTTCTTAAAATGTATAAACGGTTTGTAAGTAAATCCTTTTGTATTAATGCGTGTCTGATCCTAAAAAATCATAAATAATATTATATCGTAACATCATTTAAAATCATAGTGTCATAAATAACCTTTTTCTTTTAGGCTCACAAATTTATTTTCACCAATAATTAAATGATCTAGCAAATCAATCCCAATTATTTTTCCACATTCGGAAAGTCTCTTGGTTACATCTATATCCTCCCTACTTGGTGTGGGGTCTCCCGAGGGATGATTATGGAGGCAAATAATAGAAGCTGCAGAACGACGGAGGGCTTCTTTATACACCTCCCTTGGATGTACAATAGAAGCATTCAAGCTACCAATAAAAATGGTTTGTTTATGAAGTACTTGATTTTTGGTATTTAAATATAAACAAACAAAATGTTCTTGGGATAAAAAGCGCATATCATTCATGACATATTTCGCTCCATCCTCTGGAGATCGGATAACATACCGATCATTAAAAGAGAGATTGGCAACTCTTCGACCTATTTCTACGGCTGTTAAGATCTGGATTGCTTTTGCATAGCCAATCCCTTTTATTGATGTTATTTCTTCTAAGCTGGCCGATTTCAAATCCCTTAAACCATCGAAATGGGAAAGAAGACGATTGGATAATTGTAGAACAGATTCATCCTTTGTTCCAGTTCTAAGCAAAATAGCAATAAGTTCATGATTGGATAAACTTTGCGCGCCATGTTGAACAAAACGCTCTCTTGGTCTCTCATCTTGTGGGAAATCACGGATCATTAAAGTATTAGTGGTCATTCTTTTTCCTCCCTTTTTGGGAGTCAAGGAACGATTATCTTAGTACGGCAACTTGTATCCGACCTTTTTTAATTCCCGAATAGTCCTTGAAACAGGTAGTCCCACAACAGCAAAATAGTCACCATTGATCTTTTTGACGAGCATGCTTCCTAATTGTTGAATCCCATATGCACCTGCTTTATCAAAGGGTTCTCCACTTTGCACATACGCCGTTAATTCCTCGTCCGTTAACTCCCAGAATAAAACTTCTGTTCTTTCATAAAAATGTGATGAATGGTTAGGGGACAATATAGAAACACCTGTGTATACATCATGTTGATTACCTGAAAGCATTCCTAGCATGTTTTTGGCGTCTGCCTCATCTAAAGGCTTACCTAAGATCTTTCCATCAAGAACAACAATGGTGTCTGAGCCAATTACAAAGGCATCGGGGTTTTCTTTAAAAACAGCCTGTGCTTTTCGATTAGCCAATTCCATTACTACTTCTGCTGGAGACAGTCCAGGATCATAGCTTTCATCCACATCACTGCTGAAAATATCGAAGGATAAATGGAGGTTTTCTAGAAGTTCCTTTCGCCGCGGAGAAGAAGAGGCTAAAATGAGGGTTTGCATCAAATCACCTTACCTTTTTTTGCTTCGTATTGGGAGATACAGTCTAATCCTATCAAAAATTGTTGAAGCAAACAATTTTTATATGATTAAAGTTTGAAAAAATTTGTCTAATTATTCTAGAAAGATGAAAATCAAGAAAAGCTTAAGTGAACTAATAAGGAACTATCTACATAAGAATATCCTATTTAAGGCCAAAATCACATAACAAAATAGTAAAAGCCTGTCCATTTCTTGGACAGGCATCATTTCCCGGAAAATATCGAAATATGAAAAAATATGTCATAAAATTATAATGAATGATAAAGTGAAAAGTAGTTTAATAAGTGCTGCTGGGCATTAATAAGTTCTTTTTTATCATTTGTTTTTTGATACTTCGTTACCTGTTCCATTGCCAAAACCAATTCGGACTTTAATTCCTTTATTTTGGGATGATTCATTTTATTACTCTCTATCTTCTTCATATCTGATTCAGTTTGAGAAATAGTTTTAATCGATTCATTCGGAATTGTTGCATTTACCATAGCATTAGAAGTCACTTCAGAAAGCATTTGGAAAACAGAGGGAGCTAAATCAAAAAACGCCTTTTCCTCTTTCGTAACATCAGTGATCGTCTTTTTTGGCACTGGGAATGGTTTTGCCCAAATATCAGCTATTCCATTTCCTTTGTAAAGACTTGCAAGACTTTTGGCCATCTCAATAGTATCTGCCATCCCTAAAAATAAATAATTTTTGTTATTTAGTTCTATAATTTCTCCTGGTGCACCTTTTTCAGCTGCAAGCTTAGATGTTCCTATTGCTGCTTCTTTTGTTGAAAAAACCCCACCTTGTACAACATAAGCATCCAGTGGTTTTAAAGTGACCGTTACATTACTGCTATCTTTACTATTTATAGGCACATCTGTCTCTTTAACAGGCAAGTTTGTTTCAACGACAGCTTGTTTGCTATGGTCGGTAACCACAAGCTTGAGCATTACTATTCCAAAGCTTATCCCAATTAGAACTGCAAAAATAGTGGATAGCAAAATTGATTTTAGCATTCCACCTTTTTTCTTCATAGTAGCAAGTGATGATGTAGTTACTTTTCTTTTGGGATTTTTTTTTGTTTGCGTGGGATTTATAAATGTATATTCACTAATTTCACTCTCACTCGGCTCAGGAAGAATCCAATCAAAGCTTTCGTCCACAATTTCTTCTGAGGCTGCTGTTTCCTCAAAAACCACCTGTTTTCTGAGAGTAGACTCTGGCTGTACTTGATCAAGGTCAGTATCGGAAATGCTTGGAGACACTTCTTGTTTTGCTGGCTCAACCATAT
The Neobacillus sp. PS3-40 genome window above contains:
- a CDS encoding rod shape-determining protein, which translates into the protein MFGIGSRDLGIDLGTANTLVFVKGKGIVLREPSVVAMQTDTKQIVAVGNDAKNMIGRTPGNVVALRPMKDGVIADYETTASMMKYYIREAVKAKGLFSGKPYVMVCVPSGITAVEERAVIDATRQAGARDAYTIEEPFAAAIGADLPVWEPTGSMVVDIGGGTTEVAIISLGGIVTSQSIRVAGDEMDESIISYIRKNYNLMIGERTSETIKVEIGSAGDPEGIDNMEIRGRDLLTGLPKTIEITASEIGIALKDTVNAIVEAVKNTLEKTPPELAADIMDRGIVLTGGGALLRNLDKVISEETNMPVLIAENPLDCVAIGTGKALDHIQLFKNKAKDSR
- the radC gene encoding DNA repair protein RadC, which encodes MTTNTLMIRDFPQDERPRERFVQHGAQSLSNHELIAILLRTGTKDESVLQLSNRLLSHFDGLRDLKSASLEEITSIKGIGYAKAIQILTAVEIGRRVANLSFNDRYVIRSPEDGAKYVMNDMRFLSQEHFVCLYLNTKNQVLHKQTIFIGSLNASIVHPREVYKEALRRSAASIICLHNHPSGDPTPSREDIDVTKRLSECGKIIGIDLLDHLIIGENKFVSLKEKGYL
- a CDS encoding Maf family protein; translation: MQTLILASSSPRRKELLENLHLSFDIFSSDVDESYDPGLSPAEVVMELANRKAQAVFKENPDAFVIGSDTIVVLDGKILGKPLDEADAKNMLGMLSGNQHDVYTGVSILSPNHSSHFYERTEVLFWELTDEELTAYVQSGEPFDKAGAYGIQQLGSMLVKKINGDYFAVVGLPVSRTIRELKKVGYKLPY